A genomic window from Ciona intestinalis chromosome 8, KH, whole genome shotgun sequence includes:
- the LOC100177847 gene encoding solute carrier family 22 member 4-like, whose translation MTKFSDVIDYVAGNGFFYVFLILLVNGCNIPVSMMHTSAVFISNTPKFRCYIDEIDNPSHTWNNNVTGNNIAHMFLPWKEGKQSYDSCRRKIYNLSSCDEANIECVRGLVATNATFTSVSCNGSYLFDHSVFKSTTVTEWNLVCDRATLKTISTSIYFLGVFFGSVMAGVLSDKFGRVFILRVASVVSAIIIALNGISPNVYVFYLLQFLTGVVCMGTIMSSVVYAIEIAKEKHRLLAGIFCNVMFGVGCALFSVIAYFIRDWRNIEFAVALLFVPCILDAFIMVESPRWLYGRNRTDEAKESCKRIARMNGVKFDDGIWDNLDDKPKSSEESHNSLTEIFVRPYSRFLICSVMFIWAVTSLVYYGLILNGGSLAGDIFWNNALGGLVEVFADITFYFMVLKVGVRNLVATTLFIASFSCIASTVVAQTGSGNTALETLGLIFAMIGRFGTSGSFAMIFVQCPQLFPTSGRTTALGLSSMAARIGSILSPFTIQVQEDIPWLSPVIFGILAFFAASLALTFPRTSGKPLTMNFDEAEKVFKIHYQKNVFPRIPFMKTKRVTADTDLEETKKMVSADSPSTAYTSDC comes from the exons ATGACTAAGtttagtgacgtcattgatTACGTAGCAGGCAATGGGTTcttttatgtatttctgatCTTGTTGGTGAACGGTTGCAACATACCGGTATCGATGATGCACACAAGCGCTGTATTTATAT CCAACACGCCGAAGTTCCGATGTTATATTGATGAAATAGACAACCCAAGTCACACATGGAACAATAACGTTACCGGGAATAACATAGCTCATATGTTCCTACCATGGAAAGAGGGCAAACAG tcGTACGATTCGTGTCGCCGTAAAATCTACAACTTGTCAAGTTGTGATGAAGCAAACATCGAATGCGTTCGTGGGCTGGTGGCGACTAATGCGACATTCACATCTGTATCTTGTAATGGGAGTTACCTGTTCGACCATAGCGTGTTCAAATCGACTACTGTAACTGAG TGGAACTTAGTGTGTGACCGTGCCACCCTGAAAACTATCTCAACTTCCATTTACTTTCTTGGTGTTTTCTTTGGTTCTGTAATGGCGGGTGTACTGTCGGACAA attcGGCCGTGTATTTATATTACGAGTGGCGTCCGTGGTTTCCGCGATAATCATCGCACTCAACGGGATATCACCAAACGTCTATGTTTTCTATTTGTTACAATTTCTAACTGGTGTTGTTTGCATGGGTACAATAATGTCCAGCGTTGTATACG CCATTGAAATAGCTAAGGAGAAACATCGGTTGCTTGCCGGGATTTTCTGCAACGTTATGTTCGGTGTTGGATGCGCGTTGTTTAGCGTGATCGCTTATTTTATTCGGGATTGGAGGAACATAGAGTTCGCAGTTGCTCTTTTATTTGTCCCGTGCATACTTGATGCGTTTATAATGGTAGAATCACCAAG ATGGCTTTATGGAAGAAACAGAACGGACGAAGCCAAAGAAAGTTGTAAACGTATTGCTCGGATGAACGGCGTTAAGTTTGATGATGGAATTTGGGACAACTTGGATGATAAG CCAAAAAGTTCGGAGGAATCTCACAACAGTCTGACTGAGATATTCGTTCGCCCTTACAGCCGGTTCCTCATTTGCAGTGTAATGTTTATATGGGCGGTTACAAG CCTCGTCTACTACGGCCTTATTCTCAACGGCGGTTCGCTCGCTGGCGACATCTTCTGGAACAACGCGCTGGGTGGATTAGTTGAAGTATTTGCCGACATTACATTTTACTTCATGGTTTTGAAAGTTGGGGTTCGAAACTTGGTGGCAACGACTTTGTTCATCGCTAGTTTTTCATGCATTGCTTCAACTGTTGTGGCACAGACGGGATCAGGGAACACGG CCCTCGAAACCCTCGGCTTAATCTTCGCAATGATTGGTCGTTTCGGAACCAGCGGTTCTTTCGCCATGATTTTCGTACAATGCCCACAGCTATTCCCAACTTCAGGaag AACGACAGCTCTTGGCCTCTCCTCAATGGCCGCGAGAATCGGTTCAATATTAAGTCCTTTCACCATCCAAGTACAAGAAGATATACCGTGGCTGTCTCCG GTTATATTCGGTATCCTTGCCTTTTTCGCTGCTTCTCTCGCTCTTACATTTCCCAGGACATCCGGGAAGCCATTAACCATGAACTTCGACGAGGcggaaaaagtttttaaaattcattatcaaaaaaatgtttttcctAGAATTCCTTTTATGAAGACGAAAAG AGTAACTGCCGATACCGACTtagaagaaacaaagaaaatggtTTCTGCTGATTCACCATCAACCGCATACACTTCAGACTGTTGA